The following coding sequences are from one Schizosaccharomyces osmophilus chromosome 1, complete sequence window:
- the wtf3 gene encoding wtf meiotic driver (syntenic with wtf28 in CBS 15792), which yields MKNKYTPISDSDDSSKTLNDEKADSQSSPSDGTPPPYSASTKFIDLEMAPETEESSKKKRYLTPRELAIVFAIFIVYNVCLIIARVILLVYEIPFNQLAVWVLFGVWCALFLSLTIVITQMPKEWFPQAKQGLTQAGRATKNVLSAMCIAALYVCFLDVPGFVVYYAAKKLTGFEKINNQFSYAVCFVDSVLFLFLSINGKARESVNSSCVIFVKTVKKSIGMSLSVMADFLLWDSGTNRGEETPRNEEIELQPLAERAEV from the exons atgaaaaacaaatatactcctatttcagattctgatgactcttccaaaacgctcaatgatgaaaaggcaGATAGTCAGTCGTCTCCTTCAGATGGTACGCCTCCTCCGTATTCAG CTTCAACCAAATTTATTGATCTCGAAATGGCTCctgaaacagaagaaagttctaaaaagaaaagatatctGACGCCTCGTGAATtagcaattgtttttgctatttttattgtatatAATGTATGCTTGATTATTGCGAGGgtcattcttcttgtttacgaaattcCGTTTAATCAGCTTGCCGTTTGGGTACTTTTTGGCGTTTGGTGCGCTCTATTTCTGTCATTGACAATTG TAATAACTCAAATGCCTAAAGAATGGTTCCCGCAGGCCAAACAAGGGCTCACGCAAGCTGGAAGAGCAACCAAAAACGTATTGTCAGCTATGTGTATCGCAGCATTATATGTGTGTTTTCTCGATGTCCCTGGTTTTGTCGTGTATTATGCTGCAAAGAAGTTAacaggatttgaaaagataaacaatCAATTTTCCTAtgctgtttgttttgttgattctgtcttgtttctttttctttcga TAAACGGAAAGGCTCGTGAAAGCGTAAACTCTAGCTGCGTTATTTTCGTAAAAACCGTGAAAAAGAGCATAGGAATGAGTCTAAGCGTTATGGCAGACTTTTTGTTGTGGGATTCAG GAACAAATCGAGGAGAAGAAACACCTCGgaacgaagaaatcgaaCTTCAACCTCTTGCTGAGCGGGCTGAAGTTTGA
- the gaa1 gene encoding GPI-anchor transamidase complex subunit Gaa1, with product MSVITKLQSRLVPFIIRHLLFFQIICTLIGALYIFLLPSVQFLKNLRVSENALLPGQVNTYFGNENTKTMRAALSLVRGWSNKDEAEEWNPMFHDLETIFTTMGMAVQRQNYTTHVYEESHEGSNFYTVFRSPRGDATESLLLCVPWKDNEGYYNEAGLALAISLMKYFQGWSLWSKDIILLVPDHPVSGTSAFLSAYHDQTPFAYSINGLRFKAGTIQAALAMELPRKGENNDVAEILYQAANGQLPNLDLINTVAKIFMSSFMYSLKLHGEVYNPYTSSDYSSRLKALSRGMVSQAASNLTNAHFLFPQYKIDALTVRIDAGDPFTFDMTRCGQAIESCFRSLNNLLEHLHQSYFFYFLLNQFTFVSIGDYMPAALLIAASLMIGGYRHWMSQPKHLNMWKPFCLWLLNMVTSFLFMYTSFLTKDAQNPVALVVAYAAASVGLCLLFQPSRRETRLTLAYSLMSKSLLLTTVSTLNFSLAYFIGLWLTFVQFLSFSFPRFLLYPLVSCIFLAPIFFPIVVEKVFQYPFHSWFDSYALYNSWLVPFSYTALLLCDIPWAIQYILTDIRKARLHRA from the coding sequence ATGAGTGTAATAACTAAGCTTCAGTCTCGGTTGGTTCCCTTTATAATCAGACATCTACTATTCTTTCAGATTATATGTACACTAATTGGTGCcttatatatatttctaCTTCCATCGGtgcaatttttgaaaaatctgCGTGTGTCGGAAAATGCCTTGCTTCCTGGACAAGTCAACACATACtttggaaatgaaaacacaaaaaCGATGCGGGCCGCTCTTTCACTTGTCCGGGGCTGGTCAAACAAAGACGAAGCTGAAGAGTGGAACCCGATGTTCCATGATTTAGAGACCATATTTACGACTATGGGAATGGCCGTTCAAAGACAAAACTATACAACTCACGTTTACGAAGAATCTCACGAAGGATCAAACTTTTATACGGTTTTCCGGTCTCCTAGAGGTGATGCAACTGAGTCTCTCTTACTGTGCGTTCCCTGGAAGGATAATGAGGGCTATTATAATGAAGCAGGGCTTGCTTTAGCTATCAGTTTAATGAAATACTTTCAAGGTTGGTCTCTTTGGTCTAAAGACATCATCCTTCTCGTTCCAGATCATCCAGTCTCGGGAACCTCTGCATTTTTGTCTGCATACCACGATCAAACTCCTTTCGCTTATAGCATTAACGGTCTTCGATTCAAAGCAGGAACCATTCAGGCTGCACTAGCAATGGAACTTCcaagaaaaggagaaaataATGATGTGGCAGAGATTTTGTATCAAGCCGCGAATGGTCAACTCCCAAACTTGGACCTGATCAATACTGTAGCAAAGATCTTCATGTCGAGCTTTATGTACTCTCTCAAATTGCATGGTGAGGTATACAATCCATATACGTCTTCCGATTACAGCTCCAGGTTAAAGGCGCTTTCTCGAGGTATGGTATCACAAGCGGCTTCAAATTTAACAAACGctcactttctttttccacaATACAAGATTGATGCTTTGACTGTACGAATCGATGCTGGAGATCCATTTACTTTTGACATGACTAGATGTGGACAGGCTATTGAAAGTTGCTTTCGATCCCTCAACAATCTATTAGAGCACTTGCATCAAtcctattttttttattttctgttAAATCAGTTTACCTTTGTTAGCATTGGTGATTATATGCCAGCTGCATTACTGATCGCGGCGAGTTTGATGATTGGGGGATATCGGCATTGGATGTCTCAGCCTAAACACTTGAACATGTGGAAaccattttgtttatggtTACTTAACATGGTAAcatcttttttgttcatgtaCACCAGCTTTCTTACAAAAGACGCACAAAACCCAGTTGCTTTAGTTGTGGCCTATGCTGCTGCTTCTGTTGGCTTATGTCTGTTATTTCAACCTAGCCGCCGAGAGACACGATTAACGCTTGCTTATTCACTAATGTCAAAGTCTCTTCTTTTGACCACCGTAAGCACTTTAAATTTCTCACTTGCTTATTTCATTGGACTATGGCTTACTTTCGttcaattcctttctttctcgTTTCCTCGATTTCTGTTATACCCTCTTGTTAGTTGCATTTTCCTTGCTCCCATCTTTTTTCCGATTGTTGTCGAAAAAGTATTTCAGTATCCGTTTCACTCTTGGTTTGATTCATATGCACTTTATAACTCATGGTTAGTGCCGTTTTCATATACGGCATTGTTATTATGTGATATCCCGTGGGCTATTCAATACATCTTGACGGATATCCGAAAAGCGAGACTTCATAGAGCTTAA
- the dld1 gene encoding dihydrolipoamide dehydrogenase Dld1, with protein MIFKPSTARSLVFRVKHAGVQGNVRTPVYMALSRRFYASSPSKNSEYDLCVIGGGPGGYVAAIRGSQLGLKTVCVEKRGSLGGTCLNVGCIPSKAMLNNSHIYHTITHDTKHRGIEVSDAKVNIGQMLKAKDDSVKSLTTGIEFLFKKNKVEYAKGTGSFEDPNTLAVKGIQGAPDRQIKAKNFIIATGSDVKAFPGITIDEKRIVSSTGALSLPEVPKKMAVLGGGIIGLEMGSVWSRLGADVTVVEFMPSVGGVMDTDISKAFSRIIGKQGLKFKTSTKMLSAKDNGKAVEMEIEDMKKNKREKLEADVLLVAIGRSPYTEGLGLEKVGIELDKANRVIMDSEYRTKHPHIRVIGDATFGPMLAHKAEDEGIAAAEFIAKGQGHVNYNAIPAVMYTHPEVAWVGMTEQQAKESGLKYKIGTFPFMANSRAKTNMDAEGLVKVIADAETDRLLGCHIVGPMAGELIGEATLAIEYGASAEDVARVCHAHPTLSEAVKEGMMAAWTGKSIHF; from the coding sequence ATGATTTTTAAACCATCAACAGCACGATCTCTCGTTTTTCGCGTAAAACACGCCGGCGTTCAAGGGAATGTCCGCACTCCTGTATATATGGCGTTGAGCCGACGCTTTTACGCTTCCAGCCCATCCAAGAACAGTGAATACGACTTGTGTGTTATCGGAGGTGGTCCAGGCGGTTATGTTGCTGCCATCCGTGGATCTCAACTCGGATTAAAGACCGTTTGTGTTGAGAAGCGTGGTAGTTTGGGTGGTACTTGCTTAAATGTTGGATGTATCCCTTCCAAGGCTATGCTGAACAACTCCCATATCTATCATACCATCACTCACGATACAAAGCACCGTGGTATTGAAGTTTCCGATGCCAAGGTCAACATTGGTCAAATGTTGAAGGCTAAGGATGACTCTGTAAAGTCTCTTACCACGGGTATCGAATTTTTgttcaagaaaaataagGTTGAATATGCCAAGGGTACCGGTTCTTTTGAGGACCCCAATACTCTTGCAGTAAAGGGTATCCAAGGCGCCCCTGATCGCCAGATCAAAGCCAAGAACTTCATCATTGCTACTGGTAGCGACGTAAAAGCATTCCCAGGTATTACAATCgatgaaaagagaattgTTTCTTCTACCGGAGCCTTGTCTTTACCTGAAGTCCCCAAGAAAATGGCTGTTTTGGGTGGTGGTATCATCGGTTTAGAAATGGGAAGTGTTTGGTCTCGATTGGGAGCAGATGTTACCGTTGTTGAATTCATGCCTTCTGTTGGTGGTGTTATGGATACCGACATCTCGAAGGCATTCTCTCGCATCATTGGCAAGCAAGGCCTTAAATTTAAGACTTCCACAAAGATGCTTAGTGCTAAAGACAATGGCAAGGCCGTTGAAATGGAAATTGAAGatatgaagaagaacaagcGCGAGAAATTGGAAGCAGATGTTTTATTGGTTGCTATTGGCCGTTCCCCTTACACTGAAGGTCTCGGTTTGGAGAAGGTTGGTATTGAATTGGACAAGGCCAATCGTGTTATCATGGACAGCGAATACCGCACCAAGCATCCTCATATCCGTGTCATTGGTGATGCCACTTTTGGACCCATGTTGGCCCACAAGGCTGAGGATGAGGGTATTGCTGCCGCTGAATTTATTGCTAAAGGCCAAGGACATGTTAACTACAATGCTATTCCAGCTGTAATGTACACTCACCCCGAAGTTGCCTGGGTTGGTATGACTGAGCAACAAGCCAAAGAATCTGGTTTGAAGTACAAGATCGGTACCTTCCCCTTCATGGCCAACTCCCGTGCCAAGACAAACATGGATGCTGAGGGTTTGGTTAAGGTCATTGCTGATGCCGAAACTGACCGTCTCTTGGGCTGCCACATCGTCGGCCCAATGGCTGGTGAACTCATTGGTGAAGCTACTCTCGCTATTGAATATGGTGCTAGTGCTGAAGATGTTGCTCGTGTTTGCCATGCCCATCCTACCTTATCTGAAGCCGTGAAGGAGGGCATGATGGCTGCTTGGACCGGTAAAagtattcatttttaa
- the psu1 gene encoding cell wall beta-glucosidase Psu1 encodes MRFFETVTAALFFGGALAAPFRHPHHLHHKRDGVVTSQVVAYTTVVAGGSSSVSPTSSSSTVTPSSSSTTSSSSAAAPSSTGGSSSFQDGVYDCSSFPSDQEGIVALEYLGLGGYTGIQIGNGAGSSCSEGAYCSYACKPGMMKTQWPSEQPGDGETRGGLVCKNGKLHRTNTDKNSLCEEGLGSASVQNNLGQGVAICQTDYPGSENMVIPTFVDGGATSALTVTDNNSYFHWRGMGTSAQFYVNKAGYSAEKGCQWGNQNDDFGNWAPLVFGAGMTDGITWLSIFQNPLTSQKANYNVKIVGDDGANVSGDCVFENGSFGNGSNGCTVGVTSGSAKFVFY; translated from the coding sequence ATGCGTTTCTTTGAAACTGTTACTGCTGCTCTCTTTTTTGGAGGTGCATTGGCTGCTCCTTTCCGTCATCCCCATCACTTGCACCATAAGCGTGATGGCGTTGTCACTTCTCAGGTAGTCGCCTATACCACTGTTGTCGCAGGAGGCTCTTCTTCAGTTAGCCCTACTAGCTCTTCTTCTACTGTTACACCTAGCTCTTCTTCCacaacttcttcttcttccgcTGCTGCCCCTAGTAGCACTGGTGGCTCTTCTAGCTTCCAAGACGGTGTTTATGATTGCTCCAGCTTCCCTTCCGATCAAGAAGGTATTGTTGCCCTTGAGTACCTCGGTCTTGGCGGTTATACGGGCATCCAAATCGGTAACGGTGCTGGAAGTTCTTGTAGTGAAGGTGCTTACTGCTCCTATGCCTGTAAGCCCGGTATGATGAAGACTCAATGGCCCTCGGAGCAACCTGGTGATGGTGAAACCCGTGGTGGCTTGGTGTGCAAGAATGGTAAACTTCACCGCACAAACACTGATAAGAATAGCCTTTGTGAAGAGGGTCTTGGATCTGCTTCTGTTCAAAACAACCTCGGTCAGGGCGTTGCTATTTGCCAAACCGACTATCCCGGAAGTGAAAACATGGTTATTCCCACTTTTGTTGATGGTGGTGCCACTTCTGCTTTGACTGTTACTGACAACAACAGTTACTTCCACTGGCGCGGAATGGGTACTTCTGCCCAATTCTATGTTAACAAGGCTGGTTATTCTGCCGAGAAGGGTTGCCAATGGGGTAACCAAAATGATGATTTTGGTAACTGGGCACCTCTTGTCTTTGGCGCTGGTATGACTGATGGAATTACCTGGTTGtctattttccaaaacccCTTGACCAGTCAAAAGGCCAACTACAATGTTAAGATTGTCGGTGATGACGGCGCCAACGTTAGTGGTGACTGTGTCTTTGAGAACGGTTCCTTCGGTAATGGTTCCAATGGCTGTACTGTTGGTGTTACATCTGGATCCGCCAAGTTTGTCTTTTACTAA
- the mtf1 gene encoding mitochondrial RNA polymerase specificity factor, predicted rRNA methyltransferase Mtf1: MSFRLLPKRKYDDVKAGNFINPGKVQLAKNNRKDKPQSSPYLINQDLMDKALEASNLKQQYSPNLTIVEMAPAAGVMSTSLYNYFKPKKHILLESRDTFFDPLRKLSNQTGGRMQLIEKEGFKWSTYSELIQSQILQATRQSEEEQAASPHQELLFAAHVPIHYYGLLFTSQIVEYLASRDWLGYYGRVRVLLWLPRSPAITILTSQGFRNRSMTAVRREAFIDTRVLVGNQSIHDGLMKRCPSKPKYSQYLPKPIIQPPDELKFMEPLHDGHILVELTPKPFDNSLSLSLFTQVIKGLLYISRGKLKDSLELLGAGATNLIPAIRDAGVDVELPNFCLSAEDFKTITRIYERWPLRDPLKEDECV; the protein is encoded by the coding sequence ATGTCGTTTCGATTGCTTCCCAAACGAAAATATGATGATGTGAAAGCAGGAAACTTTATAAATCCAGGAAAAGTACAGCTTGCtaaaaacaatagaaaagataaaccTCAGAGCTCCCCATACTTGATAAACCAAGATCTGATGGACAAAGCGTTGGAAGCTAGTAATTTGAAACAGCAGTATAGCCCAAATTTAACCATTGTTGAAATGGCGCCTGCGGCAGGTGTGATGTCTACTTCTTTGTACAATTATTTCAAACCGAAAAAGCATATCCTTCTCGAGTCTAGAGACACATTTTTTGATCCTTTACGAAAACTATCCAATCAAACAGGTGGCCGAATGCAGCTGatagaaaaggaaggattTAAGTGGAGTACATACTCTGAACTTATTCAATCTCAAATTTTACAGGCTACACGGCAatcagaagaagagcaGGCTGCTTCTCCCCATCAAGAACTGCTCTTTGCAGCTCATGTCCCTATTCATTACTAtggtcttttgtttacttctCAAATTGTAGAGTACCTTGCAAGCCGAGATTGGCTTGGTTATTATGGAAGAGTCCGAGTGCTTTTATGGCTTCCTCGCTCACCAGCAATCACTATTCTAACGTCTCAAGGGTTTCGGAATAGATCGATGACAGCTGTACGCCGTGAAGCATTTATAGATACTAGAGTGCTTGTAGGAAATCAGTCTATTCATGATGGTTTAATGAAACGGTGTCCCTCCAAACCCAAATATTCCCAATACCTTCCGAAGCCAATAATTCAACCCCCGGATGAATTAAAATTTATGGAGCCTCTTCATGATGGGCATATTTTAGTGGAACTTACTCCAAAACCCTTTGACAATAGTCTTTCGTTATCTTTATTTACACAAGTGATCAAAGGCCTACTGTACATATCTAGAGGAAAACTGAAAGATTCTCTTGAACTCCTTGGTGCTGGTGCTACGAATTTAATTCCTGCAATTCGAGATGCAGGTGTTGATGTGGAATTACccaatttttgtttatctGCTGAAgatttcaaaacaattacTCGCATATATGAGCGCTGGCCATTACGAGATCCTCTTAAAGAAGATGAATGTGTGTAA
- a CDS encoding succinate-semialdehyde dehydrogenase (NAD(P)+) — protein sequence MKTKDVTKPIQVGKVFINSKRWPVQVREKTSLAGRTELTTCERNQTSACTKEIHRVGGISFARNYNKRIHRQDYWKTIGNYSGRRAMSKMSNPGWMSKIRNVDLFDLEEQPARSFIGGKWVTASSGQVFDVEDPGRSRVLASVTDMAVEETREAIEIAHTAFQKYRHSSVRERAAILRRWYELMLENADDLATMMTLENGKSLADSKGEVVYAANFLDWFSGEALRVNGDSHMASAPNNRILTIKQPVGVVGIITPWNFPAAMITRKVGAALAAGCTMVIRPAGETPFSAIALAKLAERAGVPAGVINMVTSDSPAEHGLELTTNPLVRKVSFTGSTNVGKILANQSSSTLKKLSLELGGNAPFIVFEDADLEKAADALIACKFRGSGQTCVCANRIFVHSNVYTPFVQLVYDRVSRFQLGYGLDEGVTHGPLVSRKAVHKVQEHVNDALNKGATALTGGSVASEMGPCYFHPTVLIEAKHNMLIAQEETFGPVCALFKFSTEEEVLKHANNTPVGLAGYLFSKDISRVFRVAEALEVGMVGCNTGAVSDVLSPFGGVKESGYGREGSQHGISEYLDIKSMTISLD from the coding sequence atgaaaacgaaagatGTGACAAAGCCCATACAGGTGGGAAAAGTGTTTATAAATAGCAAGAGATGGCCGGTTCAAGTGAGAGAAAAAACGTCTCTAGCAGGCAGAACAGAGTTAACAACTTGTGAAAGAAATCAGACAAGTGCTTGTACGAAAGAGATTCATCGAGTGGGAGGAATTTCATTTGCAAGGAACTATAACAAAAGGATCCATAGACAAGATTATTGGAAGACCATCGGGAATTATAGTGGAAGAAGAGCAATGAGCAAAATGTCGAACCCAGGATGGATGAGTAAAATTCGAAATGTCGATTTGTTTGATTTGGAAGAGCAACCCGCACGAAGTTTTATTGGAGGCAAGTGGGTGACCGCATCGTCTGGTCAAGTATTCGATGTAGAAGACCCTGGACGCAGTCGAGTCCTAGCGTCGGTAACGGACATGGCCGTGGAAGAAACTCGAGAGGCGATTGAGATTGCACATACAGCCTTCCAAAAGTATCGTCATAGCTCTGTGAGAGAACGAGCAGCGATTTTACGCCGTTGGTATGAATTGATGTTGGAAAACGCAGATGACTTGGCCACTATGATGACACTGGAAAACGGAAAGTCGTTAGCGGATTCCAAAGGCGAAGTGGTTTATGCGGCAAACTTTCTCGATTGGTTTTCAGGCGAAGCACTCCGTGTCAATGGTGACTCCCATATGGCTTCGGCACCAAATAACCGCATTTTGACAATCAAACAACCCGTAGGCGTTGTTGGCATTATCACTCCATGGAACTTTCCTGCTGCCATGATTACTCGCAAAGTAGGTGCTGCATTGGCTGCCGGGTGTACCATGGTCATCCGTCCAGCCGGAGAGACTCCTTTTTCCGCGATTGCGCTTGCCAAACTTGCAGAACGTGCTGGTGTTCCGGCAGGCGTCATAAACATGGTCACCTCTGACTCTCCCGCTGAGCATGGCCTTGAATTGACCACCAATCCCCTTGTTCGCAAAGTGTCGTTCACTGGTTCTACAAACGTTGGCAAGATTCTCGCCAATCAGTCTTCATCTACACTCAAGAAGCTCTCTCTCGAGCTTGGTGGTAATGCTCCTTTTATCGTGTTTGAAGACGCCGATTTGGAAAAGGCTGCCGATGCTTTGATTGCCTGTAAATTCCGTGGCAGCGGACAAACTTGTGTTTGTGCCAACCGTATATTTGTTCATTCCAATGTTTATACACCATTCGTTCAACTCGTATATGATCGCGTCTCCAGATTCCAACTCGGTTACGGTCTTGACGAAGGCGTAACCCACGGTCCCCTTGTCAGTCGCAAGGCCGTTCACAAGGTACAGGAGCATGTGAATGATGCTCTCAATAAAGGTGCTACCGCTCTCACCGGTGGTTCCGTCGCTTCTGAAATGGGTCCTTGCTATTTCCATCCCACCGTCCTCATTGAGGCCAAGCACAACATGCTCATTGCTCAGGAAGAGACCTTTGGTCCTGTTTGTGCCCTCTTCAAATTCTCCACCGAAGAAGAGGTCCTTAAGCACGCTAACAATACGCCCGTAGGCTTGGCTGGCTAtctgttttccaaagataTTTCTCGCGTCTTTCGCGTTGCCGAAGCCCTTGAGGTTGGCATGGTAGGCTGTAACACGGGTGCTGTCTCTGATGTGCTTTCTCCATTCGGCGGTGTCAAGGAAAGCGGATATGGTCGTGAAGGTAGTCAACATGGCATTTCCGAATACTTGGACATCAAGTCAATGACGATCTCTCTCGACTAA
- a CDS encoding spermidine/spermine/histone N1-acetyltransferase — protein MESKMTNSVRIRPITKKDVPTVIQFIIELADFEEARDQVEATEESLSNAFGFTENSKPTAYCLFVEENEKPVGMAIYFLNFSTWTGRVGIYLEDLYIQPTHRGKGYGSFLLSYLARESLQIGGKRLDWVVLDWNQKAIDVYEKAGAKKVVGWSMMRVTGDKLKNLADKLPDNL, from the exons AtggaaagcaaaatgaCCAATTCAGTCCGTATTCGTCctattacaaaaaaagatgttCCAACTGTTATTCAGTTCATCATTGAACTCGCAG attttgaagaagccaGAGATCAAGTAGAAGCTACAGAAGAGAGTCTTTCGAATGCGTTTGGGTTCACTGAGAATTCAAAGCCTACAGCTTACTGTCTTTTCGTTGAGGAGAATGAAAAG CCTGTGGGAATGgcaatttattttctgaACTTTAG TACTTGGACTGGCCGAGTTGGCATATACCTG GAGGATTTGTATATTCAACCAACGCATCGTGGTAAAGGTTATGGCAGCTTCTTACTCTCTTATTTGGCACGCGAGTCGTTGCAAATTGGAGGAAAACGATTAGATTGGGTTGTGCTTGATTGGAATCAGAAGGCTATTGATGTATATGAAAAAGCTGGAGCAAAAAAGGTTGTTGGGTGGAGCATGATGCGCGTTACAGGTGATaagttgaagaatttaGCCGACAAATTGCCAGATAATCTTTAG
- the sgt1 gene encoding snRNP binding protein Sgt1 codes for MNSTMDFKDFDKEAIGQNECRVLVVFRSSSLEDQKSSAKQFKLQLEHLMETYGKDRIWQNERFTLSEDTIHGFYCLFGSTDFGDCIADEWWIVWLLFEASRSVKNAFCRIIDADGEFLLIEAAFSIPKWIDEDNSDYRVWIHDGNVLLLRPDRASPQAYERCKPLSRNEAIERINIGENFDIPPKVNKSIQLRLEEYPETANNHHRAVVTIPRSIAYLLRKNKHLISKAVTAFYYRDPISEKKCDSMEKFYPKDLVTMTVYFTPLLYAQLAQQRTRKFAPFSLPSQGKEPAFIRAELGMKLACGFEILYDSNEQDEIKQLIDQNLEGAVFPTDEELKASPLVNDDTSFMDVDPDDLENMLKSRMKDLEESRSDKESLGSADSVSSDDEQAPNASQIDRKKDFNEHDLKEIISKIENFVESDDESSSDRPDFYGVENSEEEEQLYTYDPGNREGIFPKHGIAEPNEGDIEFDETKFFDILKEPTSDIAATDHPSALESDSSELSDDELPGNMNLQEYMQAMDEELNSQKVGNKEGSSGPFKDESSDLGIDLNLAKNLIEGIQANPDAYGGPISTLLDSLNIQVPKGK; via the coding sequence ATGAATAGTACGATGGAttttaaagattttgaCAAAGAAGCCATAGGCCAAAATGAGTGTAGAGTACTCGTGGTATTTCGTTCTTCATCCTTGGAAGACCAAAAGTCAAGTGCCAAGCAGTTTAAATTACAGCTAGAACATTTGATGGAAACGTACGGCAAGGATCGTATTTGgcaaaatgaaagatttaCACTGAGTGAAGATACTATTCATGGATTCTATTGTCTCTTTGGATCTACGGATTTTGGCGACTGCATTGCAGATGAGTGGTGGATTGTTTGGTTGCTTTTCGAGGCCAGTCGAAGTGTAAAAAATGCATTCTGTAGGATTATTGATGCGGATGGAGAGTTTCTGTTGATTGAGGCTGCTTTCTCTATACCAAAATGGATTGATGAAGATAATTCAGATTATCGTGTATGGATTCATGATGGAAATGTCCTTCTGCTTCGTCCCGACAGAGCGAGTCCTCAAGCGTATGAAAGATGTAAACCTTTGTCTAGAAATGAAGCTATTGAGCGAATCAATATTGGAGAAAACTTTGATATCCCTCCAAAAGTGAACAAGAGTATACAACTCCGACTCGAGGAGTATCCTGAAACAGCAAACAACCACCATCGAGCTGTCGTAACTATACCAAGATCCATCGCTTAtttattaagaaaaaataaacatctTATTAGCAAAGCCGTTACCGCCTTTTATTACCGTGATCCAATATCCGAGAAGAAATGTGACTCCATGGAAAAGTTCTATCCCAAAGATCTTGTTACCATGACTGTATACTTTACGCCGTTATTATATGCTCAGCTGGCTCAGCAGCGAACTCGAAAATTTGCGCCCTTTTCATTGCCTTCTCAGGGTAAAGAGCCAGCTTTTATTCGAGCCGAGCTGGGCATGAAGCTTGCTTGTGGGTTTGAAATTCTCTACGATTCCAATGAACAagatgaaataaaacaattgaTTGATCAAAATTTAGAAGGAGCTGTTTTCCCAACGGACGAGGAATTAAAAGCATCACCACTCGTAAATGACGATACCAGCTTCATGGACGTAGATCCTGATGATTTAGAGAACATGCTGAAAAGTAGGATGAAGGATCTGGAAGAGTCTCGGTCAGATAAAGAGAGTTTGGGCTCTGCGGATTCAGTCTCCTCAGACGATGAACAGGCGCCAAATGCGTCACAAATagatagaaaaaaagattttaatGAGCATGACcttaaagaaataatttcaaaaattgaaaactttgTGGAAAGCGACGACGAGTCCTCTTCTGATCGGCCAGACTTTTACGGCGTTGAAAACtccgaagaagaagaacaattATATACTTATGATCCAGGGAACCGGGAGGGGATTTTCCCAAAGCATGGAATTGCTGAACCCAACGAGGGTGACATTGAGTTTGACGAGACCAAATTTTTCGATATCCTCAAGGAGCCTACCTCAGATATTGCTGCTACAGATCACCCATCAGCTCTGGAGTCTGATTCTTCTGAGTTATCGGATGATGAATTGCCTGGAAATATGAACTTACAAGAGTACATGCAAGCCATGGACGAAGAACTAAATTCCCAAAAAGTTGGAAATAAGGAAGGGTCTTCTGGACCTTTCAAGGACGAATCTTCGGACTTGGGTATAGATTTAAATCTTGCTAAAAATCTAATAGAGGGAATTCAAGCCAACCCTGATGCATATGGCGGACCCATTTCTACGTTGCTAGACAGCCTTAATATACAAGttccaaaaggaaaatag